The Pogoniulus pusillus isolate bPogPus1 chromosome 28, bPogPus1.pri, whole genome shotgun sequence genome has a segment encoding these proteins:
- the LRRC3B gene encoding leucine-rich repeat-containing protein 3B isoform X1, which yields MHFVDLWLTRSLSMCLLLQSFVLMILCFHSASMCPKGCLCSHSGGLNVSCSNANLKEIPRDLPPETVLLYLDSNQITSIPNEIFKDLHQLRVLNLSKNGIEFIDEHAFKGVAETLQTLDLSDNRIQSVHKNAFNNLKARARIANNPWHCDCTLQQVLRSMASNHETANNVICKTSVLDEHAGRPFLNAANDADLCNLPKKTTDYAMLVTMFGWFTMVISYVVYYVRQNQEDARRHLEYLKSLPSRQKKPDEADDISTVV from the coding sequence ATGCATTTTGTAGACCTGTGGTTAACTCGTTCCCTATCCATGTGTCTGCTTTTACAAAGTTTTGTCCTCATGATACTGTGCTTTCATTCTGCCAGTATGTGCCCAAAAGGCTGTCTCTGTTCTCACTCTGGAGGACTGAACGTAAGCTGTAGCAATGCAAACCTCAAGGAAATACCCAGAGATCTCCCTCCAGAAACAGTCCTGCTTTATTTGGACTCCAATCAGATAACATCTATCCCCAATGAAATTTTTAAGGACTTGCACCAACTGAGAGTCCTCAATTTATCAAAAAATGGAATTGAATTTATAGATGAACATGCCTTTAAAGGGGTGGCAGAAACCTTGCAGACTCTGGATTTGTCTGACAACAGGATTCAAAGTGTGCATAAAAACGCTTTCAACAACTTAAAGGCCAGGGCTAGAATTGCAAACAATCCCTGGCACTGTGActgcacactgcagcaggtgtTAAGAAGCATGGCCTCTAACCATGAGACAGCCAACAATGTTATCTGCAAGACTTCTGTGCTGGATGAACACGCAGGGAGACCGTTCCTCAATGCTGCCAATGATGCTGACCTCTGCAACCTTCCTAAAAAGACTACTGATTACGCCATGCTGGTCACCATGTTTGGCTGGTTCACCATGGTGATCTCATATGTGGTTTATTATGTCCGGCAAAATCAGGAGGATGCAAGGAGGCACCTTGAGTACTTGAAATCTTTGCCAAGCAGGCAAAAGAAACCTGATGAAGCTGATGACATTAGCACTGTGGTATAG